From the Huiozyma naganishii CBS 8797 chromosome 2, complete genome genome, one window contains:
- the CTF3 gene encoding Ctf3p (similar to Saccharomyces cerevisiae CTF3 (YLR381W); ancestral locus Anc_4.235) — MLLPLDEAIDGLLRATPHTPQWQLKRWLRTLFSISAKHGIQTRQFPRLIKYLCETHVVSLHNKIRIIDECMLPNGSFTNNDVTLELIRHLGTHQPMDKQTPKEVQIHLLKWLVHVVFLLPDNSDTRLLSCWIHLWQYNYIQRYVTYMIVWSTRSKQDIKPWSIETFLRTAKNPAYSNAAVHTTLVLKRYLSVLGESQDIKRCISNLNCPAQELKSVQSMQFEQRFTDKIKRVLVTEQPFKFSDEIIKANLKTLLFQLRDSELDPLKLNFNAEPPQDDSTLYTMHTQMDLVKNWPRLDLPTNVEPLLTNLDSIARYYPLVYENLDNGNRQIQEFWQSSYYWIQINMRRCFMERQINQQDRDRLFDKVIQNCRLYDHFLMKLANDFLTLDNFLANKDYFIRICLAVFPVLRLMPGDLSFLRNRILKILAVCHLTKNGKSAAAGNDTAFADVSCSLIFLTRNWLAKYANDARVMEFSLDLLADLRRLLLGSLSSSVENRSISIGIMMVLETLSDYIPIYEGSGLQNDDTLGKIILRSNTIDKVVTFDDPLLLNFCCRYLTSIKGILLNRPSTDVFVQVQNHYILDLTNYLWRNKIASSKKIFNISTEFIKNVLDNAFFPDIHNKPKAVFSFMGIAALSYVSVVALRRLEKLNNVRVQYNTLLNEECFKKFYKSLSHEDDWLPGINTFEELRLKLILEIYKSNAYKNIALFLFTYMKSLSTYGSKKT, encoded by the coding sequence ATGTTATTACCGCTTGATGAGGCAATTGATGGTTTGCTACGGGCAACACCGCATACTCCTCAATggcaattgaagaggtgGCTAAGAACGCTCTTTTCGATATCTGCTAAGCACGGTATACAGACGCGCCAGTTCCCGAGACTGATCAAGTACCTTTGCGAAACCCATGTCGTGTCCTTGCACAACAAGATCCGTATTATCGACGAGTGTATGCTACCTAATGGATCCTTCACGAACAATGACGTTACACTCGAATTGATACGGCATCTTGGGACGCACCAACCAATGGATAAACAAACGCCAAAAGAGGTACAGATACACCTGTTGAAATGGCTGGTACACGTGGTCTTTCTTCTACCGGATAATAGTGATACAAGGCTGCTCTCCTGCTGGATCCATCTCTGGCAGTACAATTATATTCAACGGTACGTGACATACATGATCGTTTGGTCCACTCGAAGTAAGCAAGATATCAAACCGTGGTCTATAGAAACGTTTCTAAGAACCGCAAAAAATCCAGCATATTCCAACGCTGCAGTACACACAACATTGGTCTTGAAAAGGTACTTGTCAGTTCTAGGGGAGTCCCAGGATATCAAGCGCTGCATATCAAACTTAAACTGCCCCGCGCAAGAGTTAAAGAGCGTACAAAGCATGCAATTTGAGCAACGGTTTACGGATAAAATCAAGAGAGTCTTGGTCACTGAACAACCTTTCAAGTTCAGTGACGAAATCATAAAGGCTAATCTAAAGACGTTGTTATTCCAATTGCGGGATTCTGAATTGGATCCCCTTAAGCTAAATTTCAACGCAGAACCGCCGCAGGATGATTCCACCCTATACACAATGCATACCCAGATGGATTTGGTCAAGAATTGGCCGAGACTGGATTTACCGACGAATGTGGAGCCCTTACTCACGAACTTGGACTCCATCGCCAGATATTATCCGCTGGTTTACGAAAATTTAGATAATGGCAACAGACAGATACAAGAGTTTTGGCAGAGCTCTTACTACTGGATACAAATAAATATGAGGAGATGTTTTATGGAAAGACAAATAAATCAACAGGACAGGGACAGACTATTTGACAAAGTAATTCAGAATTGCCGGCTCTATGATCACTTCTTAATGAAACTGGCAAACGATTTTCTGACGCTGGACAATTTCTTGGCCAATAAGGATTATTTTATTAGGATATGTCTAGCGGTGTTCCCAGTCTTGAGACTGATGCCAGGAGACTTGAGCTTCCTAAGAAATAGAATCTTGAAGATCCTCGCAGTTTGCCATCTTACCAAAAACGGGAAGTCCGCTGCTGCGGGGAACGACACCGCATTTGCTGAcgtttcttgctctttaatctttttgacaagaaactggcTGGCGAAATACGCTAATGACGCGAGAGTCATGGAATTTAGCCTCGATCTTTTGGCCGATTTAAGAAGGTTGCTACTTGGGAGTCTTTCAAGTTCCGTGGAAAACAGATCGATAAGTATAGGCATTATGATGGTTTTAGAGACGTTATCCGATTACATCCCTATCTATGAGGGGTCAGGTCTACAGAATGATGATACGTTAGGTAAAATAATACTCAGGAGTAACACTATTGATAAAGTGGTGACGTTTGATGACCCACTGCTGTTGAATTTCTGCTGTAGATATCTCACTTCGATCAAGGGGATATTACTGAATCGACCATCGACAGACGTTTTTGTCCAAGTACAAAATCACTACATTCTCGACCTGACAAACTACTTATGGAGAAACAAAATCGCAAGCTCCAAAAAGATATTCAACATTTCGACAGAGTTCATAAAAAATGTGCTGGATAACGCATTTTTTCCAGATATTCATAATAAACCAAAGGCAGTCTTCTCATTTATGGGAATTGCTGCTTTATCGTACGTTTCCGTTGTCGCATTGAGAAGGTTAGAGAAACTAAATAATGTGAGAGTACAGTACAACACTTTACTGAACGAAGAGtgcttcaagaagttttaTAAATCCTTATCACACGAAGATGACTGGCTGCCCGGAATCAATACATTTGAAGAGTTGAGACTTAAGCTTATACTGGAAATCTATAAATCCAACGCATACAAGAATATAGCATTGTTTTTATTCACATATATGAAGAGCTTATCAACATATGGCTCCAAAAAAACATAG
- the CSR1 gene encoding Csr1p (similar to Saccharomyces cerevisiae CSR1 (YLR380W); ancestral locus Anc_4.234), with protein sequence MTTANSVTGDDLATVRTNHSHLSRDQEAALKQVWTYLFHFWKVPVDGTAAFAGSQGQGVSGAHESSSHGKSISSSLWGKLSGSSKPHENDASGHHSGHDVKYSKGLVHPALEGMDAGRMQQEFWQTLRLESPDCHLLRFCRARKFHTNKVMRMVARTFEFYDKRKVNALIDGGEAKIFKENKEPGLMMNFKVQKAVLFGKDNKQRPYILVRPKFHHAADQTETEVEKYALLVIELSRLFMREGSITILFDLTDFSLSNMDYSPVKFIISCFEAHYPECLGALLIHKAPWLFSPIWNIIKTWLDPVVASKIVFTKNIKELSRYIGQQELPVYMEGKNNALDLDHYSPPDGSQDKLLNVKDDNFKKLSTKREQLIEEFKKVTAKWIETTEQAQSSKLWQMKCELGEELCQNYAELDPYIRSRSSYDVQGLLKL encoded by the coding sequence ATGACGACCGCTAACAGTGTAACTGGCGATGATCTCGCAACAGTGCGCACAAACCACTCGCACCTTTCAAGGGACCAAGAGGCCGCGTTGAAGCAAGTGTGGACTTACTTATTCCACTTCTGGAAGGTCCCCGTTGACGGGACCGCTGCGTTTGCTGGGTCTCAGGGACAGGGGGTTAGTGGTGCGCATGAATCCTCGTCGCACGGGAAGAGCatttcgtcgtcgttgtggGGGAAACTGTCCGGTTCGAGCAAGCCACACGAGAACGATGCATCGGGCCACCACAGCGGGCACGACGTGAAGTACAGTAAAGGGTTGGTGCACCCGGCTCTGGAGGGGATGGACGCGGGGAGGATGCAGCAGGAGTTCTGGCAGACGTTGCGGTTGGAGTCCCCCGACTGCCATCTGTTGCGGTTCTGTAGGGCCAGGAAGTTCCACACGAATAAAGTGATGCGGATGGTCGCACGCACATTCGAGTTCTACGATAAGCGGAAGGTCAACGCTTTGATAGATGGCGGGGAGGCGAAAATCTTCAAGGAGAACAAGGAACCCGGGCTAATGATGAACTTCAAGGTCCAAAAGGCCGTGCTGTTCGGGAAAGATAACAAGCAGAGGCCGTATATACTTGTCAGACCCAAGTTCCACCACGCGGCAGACCAGACGGAGACAGAGGTGGAAAAGTACGCACTGTTGGTCATCGAACTGTCCAGGTTGTTCATGCGAGAAGGTTCCATAACGATTCTTTTCGATCTGACAGACTTCTCCTTGTCCAACATGGACTACTCCCCAGTGAAGTTCATCATCTCATGTTTTGAGGCACACTACCCGGAATGTCTAGGCGCGCTCCTGATCCACAAGGCACCATGGCTGTTTTCTCCAATCTGGAATATCATCAAGACCTGGCTGGATCCTGTGGTCGCTTCAAAGATCGTGTTCACCAAGAACATCAAAGAGTTGTCCCGCTACATAGGCCAACAAGAGCTGCCCGTCTACATGGAGGGTAAAAACAATGCCCTGGACCTGGACCACTACAGCCCGCCAGACGGTTCGCAGGACAAGCTGCTCAACGTCAAGGACGACAACTTTAAAAAACTGTCAACGAAGAGAGAACAACTCATCGAGGAGTTCAAAAAGGTCACCGCAAAGTGGATCGAAACTACAGAGCAGGCACAGTCCTCCAAGTTATGGCAGATGAAGTGCGAGCTCGGGGAAGAACTGTGTCAGAACTATGCCGAACTCGACCCGTACATCAGGTCCAGATCATCATACGACGTCCAGGGGCTTCTGAAATTATAG
- the SEC61 gene encoding translocon subunit SEC61 (similar to Saccharomyces cerevisiae SEC61 (YLR378C); ancestral locus Anc_4.230), with protein sequence MSAGILDIFKLFAPYLPEVRAPERKVPYNQKIIWTAVSLLIFLILGQIPLYGIISSETSDPLYWLRAMLASNRGTLMELGVTPIITSSMIFQFLQGTQLLTIQMDSKQDRELFQIAQKVCAIILTFGQAVVVVLSGNYGNPKDIGIAISLLLIFQLMFASFIVLLLDELLSKGYGLGSGISLFTATNVAEQICWKALAPTTVNSGRGKEFEGAIVSFFHLLAVRKDKKRALVEAFYRANLPNMFQVLSTVFVFLFVLYLQGFNYELPVRSTKVRGSVGSYPIKLFYTSNTPIMLQSALTSNVFLISQMLYQRFPSNPIICTLGVWGIKPGTQGPQVALSGLSYYMQPIYSLKELLMDPIKSVVYIAFVLGTCALFSKTWIEISGTSPKDVAKQFKDQGLVINGKREVNVYRELKRIIPTAAAFGGATIGALSVGSDLLGTLGSGASILMASTTIYGYYETAAKEGGFTKNLVPGFSDMM encoded by the coding sequence ATGTCCGCCGGTATCTTAGACATCTTTAAGCTATTTGCTCCATACCTCCCAGAGGTTAGAGCCCCAGAGAGGAAAGTCCCTTACAACCAGAAGATCATTTGGACAGCCGTGTCCCTGctgatttttttgatcttGGGACAGATCCCACTTTATGGGATCATCTCCAGTGAGACATCAGACCCACTGTACTGGTTGCGTGCCATGTTGGCCTCTAACAGAGGTACGCTGATGGAATTAGGTGTCACTCCGATCATCACCTCGTCCATGATCTTCCAGTTCCTGCAGGGGACACAGCTGTTGACCATCCAGATGGACAGCAAGCAGGACAGGGAATTGTTCCAGATCGCACAGAAAGTATGTGCGATCATCCTCACTTTTGGCCAGGCTGTCGTTGTCGTTCTTAGCGGGAACTACGGTAACCCAAAGGATATCGGGATCGCCATTTCTCTGTTGCTCATCTTCCAATTGATGTTTGCATCCTTTATCGTGTTGCTATTGGATGAATTGCTCTCCAAGGGGTACGGGCTAGGGTCCGGTATCTCTCTGTTCACGGCTACAAACGTCGCTGAACAAATCTGTTGGAAGGCATTGGCACCTACAACGGTTAACAGCGGTCGTGGTAAAGAGTTCGAGGGTGCAATCGTCTCCTTCTTCCACCTGTTGGCAGTCCGGAAGGATAAGAAGCGTGCGCTTGTCGAGGCCTTCTACAGAGCAAACTTGCCAAACATGTTCCAAGTGTTGTCTACCGTGTTTGTGTTCCTTTTCGTCCTGTACTTGCAAGGGTTCAACTACGAACTGCCAGTCAGATCTACGAAAGTGAGAGGCTCCGTTGGCTCGTACCCAATCAAACTGTTCTACACTTCCAACACCCCAATCATGTTGCAAAGCGCATTGACCTCAAACGTATTCCTCATCTCGCAGATGCTGTACCAGAGGTTCCCATCAAACCCAATCATCTGCACTTTGGGTGTCTGGGGGATCAAGCCGGGCACACAGGGACCACAGGTCGCGCTCAGCGGGCTCTCGTATTACATGCAGCCAATTTACTCGCTGAAGGAACTTCTAATGGACCCAATCAAATCCGTCGTGTACATCGCCTTCGTGCTGGGTACCTGTGCCTTGTTCTCCAAGACGTGGATTGAAATTTCGGGCACCTCGCCAAAGGACGTCGCCAAGCAGTTCAAGGACCAAGGGCTCGTCATCAACGGTAAGAGAGAGGTCAACGTCTACAGAGAACTCAAGAGGATCATCCCCACCGCCGCAGCCTTCGGCGGTGCCACTATCGGCGCCCTCTCTGTTGGCTCGGACCTGCTGGGGACCCTCGGCTCAGGCGCCTCCATTCTGATGGCTTCAACCACCATCTACGGCTACTACGAGACCGCCGCAAAGGAGGGCGGGTTCACTAAGAACCTCGTCCCTGGCTTCTCTGACATGATGTGA
- the FBP1 gene encoding fructose 1,6-bisphosphate 1-phosphatase (similar to Saccharomyces cerevisiae FBP1 (YLR377C); ancestral locus Anc_4.227), protein MPVATNTERKQSAGSLGSENIDTDIITLPRFILESQRMHKNAKGDFSMVLSALQYAFKFISQTIRKSELIHLIGITGDTNSTGDQQKKLDVLGDEIFINAMKTSGIIRVVVSEEQEHLILLEGNEAKYAICCDPIDGSSNLDAGVSVGTIVSIFKILPGSEGDEKDVLRSGTEMCGACYAMYGASTHLMVTMGQGVDGFTLDNNLGEFILTYPNLQIPANRAIYSVNEGNSPYWVESTRSFIESLRTHKVDPVTGAETKAYSARYVGSMVADVHRTFLYGGIFTYPSDKYHPNGKLRLLYEAFPMAMLVEQGGGKAVDDHGVRILDLKPTHIHDKTSIWIGSPNEVDKYLMHIGKL, encoded by the coding sequence ATGCCTGTAGCTACGAATACGGAGAGAAAGCAGTCTGCTGGGTCTCTTGGGTCTGAAAACATTGATACGGATATTATCACGTTGCCCAGGTTCATACTGGAGTCACAACGGATGCATAAGAATGCCAAGGGTGATTTCTCAATGGTATTGAGTGCTTTACAGTACGCTTTCAAGTTTATATCGCAGACAATTAGGAAATCTGAGTTGATTCATCTGATTGGTATCACTGGTGACACGAATTCGACTGGGGATcagcagaagaaactggatgtGCTTGGTGATGAGATTTTCATAAATGCAATGAAGACGAGTGGGATCATTAGGGTTGTGGTCTCCGAGGAGCAAGAACATTTGATCTTGCTCGAGGGGAACGAGGCCAAGTATGCGATCTGTTGTGACCCGATCGATGGGTCCTCAAACCTCGACGCTGGTGTTTCAGTAGGTACAATTGTCTCGATCTTTAAGATCCTGCCCGGGTCAGAAGGTGATGAGAAAGATGTTCTGAGAAGTGGTACAGAGATGTGCGGTGCCTGTTACGCAATGTACGGTGCGTCGACTCATCTCATGGTCACCATGGGACAAGGTGTAGATGGATTCACTCTGGATAATAACTTGGGTGAGTTTATACTCACGTACCCAAATTTACAAATCCCAGCAAACAGAGCTATTTACTCGGTCAACGAGGGGAACTCACCTTACTGGGTTGAATCCACTAGGAGTTTCATCGAGTCCCTCAGGACCCACAAAGTCGACCCAGTGACTGGTGCCGAGACGAAGGCGTACTCGGCCAGGTACGTCGGGTCCATGGTCGCTGACGTACACCGTACATTCCTGTATGGTGGGATCTTCACGTACCCTAGTGACAAGTACCACCCAAACGGGAAGTTGAGACTGCTGTACGAGGCGTTCCCCATGGCGATGCTAGTGGAGCAAGGGGGTGGGAAGGCCGTCGATGACCACGGCGTCAGAATCCTAGACTTGAAACCAACTCATATACATGACAAGACATCCATTTGGATCGGGTCCCCCAACGAGGTAGACAAGTACCTGATGCACATTGGCAAGTTGTAA